One window from the genome of Ciconia boyciana chromosome 8, ASM3463844v1, whole genome shotgun sequence encodes:
- the INSYN2A gene encoding inhibitory synaptic factor 2A isoform X3: MVSKEPSKCLLTTSESEVEPAASLALEMKYALDPNRQIKKRNKALQVRFKDICEAQNEQRDKQLATAQDPDKREAKAISYKTAYRKYMTVPARRSIPNVTKSTGVQTSPDLKKCYQTFPLDRKKGNILKSASTVDTFKSQNNGFLIDVKDKDGRSSGEAVPWNKKAGSLQTAEFISHINERTNAGSRDNGAEAWKSSDLHSSPKEPPPPLPNSADPASEEPAAARPPSRGKQAAGQPGSEEVTQPLHGRVFKTEVATVYLPAAGSNASQPDLPDLTAETDWSPCPTGEEDKKRTVHLNGVQPQAGDARACSSRAQCQATECNEETLQINVSPMEENQPCQTAVAVSKECQQIVPHTEVVDLKAQLQMMENLISSSQETIKVLLGVIQELEKGEAHREGNCK; the protein is encoded by the exons ATGGTGAGTAAGGAGCCCAGCAAATGCTTACTCACCACCTCAGAAAGCGAAGTTGAGCCAGCAGCTTCGCTCGCTTTGGAGATGAAATACGCTCTGGATCCCAACCGGCAGATTAAGAAACGAAACAAAGCCCTCCAGGTGAGATTTAAAGATATCTGCGAGGCCCAGAACGAGCAGAGGGACAAACAGCTGGCCACTGCACAGGATCCCGACAAGAGAGAAGCCAAGGCCATTTCCTACAAAACGGCTTATCGCAAGTACATGACCGTGCCTGCCCGGAGGTCAATACCCAACGTCACCAAGAGCACAGGAGTTCAGACTTCACCCGATCTGAAAAAGTGTTACCAGACCTTCCCTCTGGACCGGAAAAAAGGGAATATTCTTAAAAGCGCCTCAACTGTCGACACCTTTAAGAGTCAAAACAACGGGTTTCTCATAGACGTTAAGGACAAAGACGGCAGAAGCTCAGGGGAGGCCGTTCCGTGGAACAAGAAGGCCGGCAGCCTGCAGACGGCGGAGTTCATTTCCCACATCAACGAGCGCACCAACGCGGGATCTCGCGACAACGGGGCCGAGGCCTGGAAAAGCAGCGATTTGCACAGCTCTCCCAAAGAGCCGCCGCCTCCTCTCCCAAACTCGGCCGACCCCGCTTCGGAGgagcccgccgccgcccggccgcccaGCCGAGGGAAGCAGGCGGCGGGGCAGCCGGGGAGCGAGGAGGTCACCCAGCCCCTCCACGGGAGGGTCTTCAAGACTGAAGTGGCCACCGTTTATTTGCCGGCGGCCGGTTCAAACGCCTCGCAGCCCGACCTGCCAGATCTCACGGCCGAGACCGACTGGTCGCCGTGCCCGACAGGCGAGGAGGACAAAAAGAGGACCGTGCACCTGAACGGTGTTCAGCCCCAGGCGGGAGATGCTCGAGCCTGCTCATCGCGGGCCCAGTGCCAAGCCACCGAATGTAACGAAGAGACCCTTCAGATAAACGTTTCACCTATGGAGGAGAACCAGCCTTGCCAGACGGCCGTCGCGGTGAGCAAGGAATGCCAACAAATCGTGCCTCACACGGAAGTTGTGGACTTGAAAGCGCAGCTTCAGATGATGGAAAATTTGATCAGCTCTAGTCAGGAAACCATAAAAGTGTTGTTGGGTGTTATACAGGAGCTAGAGAAAGGAGAAGCTCACAGAGAAGG AAACTGCAAGTGA
- the INSYN2A gene encoding inhibitory synaptic factor 2A isoform X2: protein MVSKEPSKCLLTTSESEVEPAASLALEMKYALDPNRQIKKRNKALQVRFKDICEAQNEQRDKQLATAQDPDKREAKAISYKTAYRKYMTVPARRSIPNVTKSTGVQTSPDLKKCYQTFPLDRKKGNILKSASTVDTFKSQNNGFLIDVKDKDGRSSGEAVPWNKKAGSLQTAEFISHINERTNAGSRDNGAEAWKSSDLHSSPKEPPPPLPNSADPASEEPAAARPPSRGKQAAGQPGSEEVTQPLHGRVFKTEVATVYLPAAGSNASQPDLPDLTAETDWSPCPTGEEDKKRTVHLNGVQPQAGDARACSSRAQCQATECNEETLQINVSPMEENQPCQTAVAVSKECQQIVPHTEVVDLKAQLQMMENLISSSQETIKVLLGVIQELEKGEAHREGLSYRTGQDTANCDTCRNSACIIYRQKTWSYLYIIS from the coding sequence ATGGTGAGTAAGGAGCCCAGCAAATGCTTACTCACCACCTCAGAAAGCGAAGTTGAGCCAGCAGCTTCGCTCGCTTTGGAGATGAAATACGCTCTGGATCCCAACCGGCAGATTAAGAAACGAAACAAAGCCCTCCAGGTGAGATTTAAAGATATCTGCGAGGCCCAGAACGAGCAGAGGGACAAACAGCTGGCCACTGCACAGGATCCCGACAAGAGAGAAGCCAAGGCCATTTCCTACAAAACGGCTTATCGCAAGTACATGACCGTGCCTGCCCGGAGGTCAATACCCAACGTCACCAAGAGCACAGGAGTTCAGACTTCACCCGATCTGAAAAAGTGTTACCAGACCTTCCCTCTGGACCGGAAAAAAGGGAATATTCTTAAAAGCGCCTCAACTGTCGACACCTTTAAGAGTCAAAACAACGGGTTTCTCATAGACGTTAAGGACAAAGACGGCAGAAGCTCAGGGGAGGCCGTTCCGTGGAACAAGAAGGCCGGCAGCCTGCAGACGGCGGAGTTCATTTCCCACATCAACGAGCGCACCAACGCGGGATCTCGCGACAACGGGGCCGAGGCCTGGAAAAGCAGCGATTTGCACAGCTCTCCCAAAGAGCCGCCGCCTCCTCTCCCAAACTCGGCCGACCCCGCTTCGGAGgagcccgccgccgcccggccgcccaGCCGAGGGAAGCAGGCGGCGGGGCAGCCGGGGAGCGAGGAGGTCACCCAGCCCCTCCACGGGAGGGTCTTCAAGACTGAAGTGGCCACCGTTTATTTGCCGGCGGCCGGTTCAAACGCCTCGCAGCCCGACCTGCCAGATCTCACGGCCGAGACCGACTGGTCGCCGTGCCCGACAGGCGAGGAGGACAAAAAGAGGACCGTGCACCTGAACGGTGTTCAGCCCCAGGCGGGAGATGCTCGAGCCTGCTCATCGCGGGCCCAGTGCCAAGCCACCGAATGTAACGAAGAGACCCTTCAGATAAACGTTTCACCTATGGAGGAGAACCAGCCTTGCCAGACGGCCGTCGCGGTGAGCAAGGAATGCCAACAAATCGTGCCTCACACGGAAGTTGTGGACTTGAAAGCGCAGCTTCAGATGATGGAAAATTTGATCAGCTCTAGTCAGGAAACCATAAAAGTGTTGTTGGGTGTTATACAGGAGCTAGAGAAAGGAGAAGCTCACAGAGAAGG
- the INSYN2A gene encoding inhibitory synaptic factor 2A isoform X4, with amino-acid sequence MVSKEPSKCLLTTSESEVEPAASLALEMKYALDPNRQIKKRNKALQVRFKDICEAQNEQRDKQLATAQDPDKREAKAISYKTAYRKYMTVPARRSIPNVTKSTGVQTSPDLKKCYQTFPLDRKKGNILKSASTVDTFKSQNNGFLIDVKDKDGRSSGEAVPWNKKAGSLQTAEFISHINERTNAGSRDNGAEAWKSSDLHSSPKEPPPPLPNSADPASEEPAAARPPSRGKQAAGQPGSEEVTQPLHGRVFKTEVATVYLPAAGSNASQPDLPDLTAETDWSPCPTGEEDKKRTVHLNGVQPQAGDARACSSRAQCQATECNEETLQINVSPMEENQPCQTAVAVSKECQQIVPHTEVVDLKAQLQMMENLISSSQETIKVLLGVIQELEKGEAHREGH; translated from the coding sequence ATGGTGAGTAAGGAGCCCAGCAAATGCTTACTCACCACCTCAGAAAGCGAAGTTGAGCCAGCAGCTTCGCTCGCTTTGGAGATGAAATACGCTCTGGATCCCAACCGGCAGATTAAGAAACGAAACAAAGCCCTCCAGGTGAGATTTAAAGATATCTGCGAGGCCCAGAACGAGCAGAGGGACAAACAGCTGGCCACTGCACAGGATCCCGACAAGAGAGAAGCCAAGGCCATTTCCTACAAAACGGCTTATCGCAAGTACATGACCGTGCCTGCCCGGAGGTCAATACCCAACGTCACCAAGAGCACAGGAGTTCAGACTTCACCCGATCTGAAAAAGTGTTACCAGACCTTCCCTCTGGACCGGAAAAAAGGGAATATTCTTAAAAGCGCCTCAACTGTCGACACCTTTAAGAGTCAAAACAACGGGTTTCTCATAGACGTTAAGGACAAAGACGGCAGAAGCTCAGGGGAGGCCGTTCCGTGGAACAAGAAGGCCGGCAGCCTGCAGACGGCGGAGTTCATTTCCCACATCAACGAGCGCACCAACGCGGGATCTCGCGACAACGGGGCCGAGGCCTGGAAAAGCAGCGATTTGCACAGCTCTCCCAAAGAGCCGCCGCCTCCTCTCCCAAACTCGGCCGACCCCGCTTCGGAGgagcccgccgccgcccggccgcccaGCCGAGGGAAGCAGGCGGCGGGGCAGCCGGGGAGCGAGGAGGTCACCCAGCCCCTCCACGGGAGGGTCTTCAAGACTGAAGTGGCCACCGTTTATTTGCCGGCGGCCGGTTCAAACGCCTCGCAGCCCGACCTGCCAGATCTCACGGCCGAGACCGACTGGTCGCCGTGCCCGACAGGCGAGGAGGACAAAAAGAGGACCGTGCACCTGAACGGTGTTCAGCCCCAGGCGGGAGATGCTCGAGCCTGCTCATCGCGGGCCCAGTGCCAAGCCACCGAATGTAACGAAGAGACCCTTCAGATAAACGTTTCACCTATGGAGGAGAACCAGCCTTGCCAGACGGCCGTCGCGGTGAGCAAGGAATGCCAACAAATCGTGCCTCACACGGAAGTTGTGGACTTGAAAGCGCAGCTTCAGATGATGGAAAATTTGATCAGCTCTAGTCAGGAAACCATAAAAGTGTTGTTGGGTGTTATACAGGAGCTAGAGAAAGGAGAAGCTCACAGAGAAGG